A section of the Scleropages formosus chromosome 16, fSclFor1.1, whole genome shotgun sequence genome encodes:
- the LOC108933258 gene encoding T-cell surface glycoprotein CD5-like produces the protein MAEMLAVSFLTAFIMAVDASPRMNTTTAMLQFNLSTSPSLSSIPITLPNCLPLVSPPILGVIQVTAGSTPCSGVVYLQLGHLHPLPLCNNSITKLNKQEVCKSWRCGSFQTWKVLQQNMLGYWIANGTVMNTTCQITEIHCEAGSVDKEMSAYRTATALLCTLLLLLLLAIFGPATYKTVMQRKLEKRKDRWIGPMQSQSVSFHRVQAGIHPNSDTDKRQSSIGLERLMVNSSREPSSNRNSNCDSYN, from the exons ATGGCGGAGATGCTGGCTGTGTCCTTTCTGACTGCTTTCATCATGGCTGTCG ATGCCTCCCCAAGGATGAACACGACCACCGCCATGCTCCAGTTCAACTTGTCCACTTCCCCCTCCCTGAGTTCCATCCCAATTACACTCCCAAACTGCCTCCCTCTGGTGTCACCCCCCATCCTGGGGGTCATCCAGGTGACAGCAGGGTCCACGCCCTGCTCAGGAGTAGTGTACCTGCAGCTGGGCCACCTTCACCCGCTGCCTCTGTGCAACAACAGTATCACCAAACTTAACAAGCAGGAGGTGTGCAAGAGCTGGCGCTGTGGCAGTTTCCAGACCTGgaaggtgctgcagcagaacATGCTGGGATATTGGATCGCTAACGGAACTGTGATGAATACTACGTGCCAGATAACAGAGATCCATTGTGAAG CTGGCTCTGTCGACAAAGAGATGTCGGCATACAGGACAGCGACGGCCCTGCTGTGCACCCTCCTCCTGCTACTGCTCCTCGCCATTTTCGGACCTGCTACCTACAAGACTGTGATGCAGAGAA AgttggagaagaggaaggacagGTGGATTGGGCCCATGCAGAGTCAGAGTG TGTCCTTTCATAGAGTGCAAGCTGGAATTCACCCAAACAGCGATACCGACAAGAGACAGTCTTCAATTg GCTTGGAAAGATTAATGGTCAACAGCAGCAGGGAACCGTCTTCCAACCGGAACAGCAACTGCGACTCGTACAACTAA
- the LOC108933263 gene encoding uncharacterized protein LOC108933263: MVSSFSVDVFSSRGSARLVILLTFANANPLLNESGVSSAANAFLDPRLTASNSSQRLQGYAYKELPNSSFVVNFTFLMENVSISQSDQIMNATYNHIQDTIEALMNQMLNSQTATPVVFPRANFTVTGSQVEADVNYVVRRGTVSNPSPYLSEMLRITGPDVTTTAATAGTTALTLTTTISTTATSPATTRFQISIGSVLISIRLVFLTIMPSPSESNVLSVAHNLFNLKLRALESPQMVQNITYEKLSNYSFALKFVFAINNVNISQNNQIMNSTYIQIQDSINILLNKILNNATANPFVFPPANFTLIMMNNQIQANVKYVFKEGDISNPSPFLSGIIAVSGLSVTTTTTPILLLTTPLGNVTTAGSSAWILGFIIPCGIIIILLPFWILLCCLLTGWCAAIRRRWHRRRSYNVQYRIHNNFF, translated from the exons ATGGTCTCTTCGTTTTCCGTTGATGTTTTCTCGAGTAGGGGATCGGCGCGTCTCGTCATCCTTCTGACGTTCGCAAATGCGAATCCTTTGCTCAATGAAAGCGGCGTGTCGAGCGCGGCAAACGCTTTCCTAGACCCGCGACTCACAGCCTCGAACAGCTCGCAAAGGCTCCAGGGTTACGcttataaag AGTTGCCCAACAGCTCCTTCGTGGTCAACTTCACCTTCCTGATGGAGAACGTCAGCATCTCTCAGAGTGACCAgatcatgaatgccacttacaACCACATCCAGGACACCATCGAGGCTCTG ATGAATCAGATGCTGAACAGTCAAACAGCGACTCCGGTCgtctttccacgggcaaatttcaC CGTGACGGGCAGCCAGGTAGAGGCCGATGTGAATTACGTCGTTCGAAGAGGCACCGtcagcaacccgagcccttacctTTCTGAAATGCTGAGAATCACCG GTCCGGATGTTACCACTACAGCCGCCACAGCAGGAACAACAGCTTTAACACTAACCACAACCATATCTACTACAGCAACTTCTCCAGCAACAACACGGTTTCAGATCAG tattgGGTCAGTGCTCATCTCCATCCGGCTGGTCTTTTTAACCATAATGCCATCACCCTCCGAAAGTAATGTGCTCAGTGTAGCACACAATCTGTTTAATTTAAAGCTCAGAGCCTTGGAAAGTCCACAGATGGTGCAAAATATTACTTATGAAA AGTTATCCAACTACTCCTTTGCTCTCAAATTTGTGTTTGCAATCAACAACGTCAACATCTCTCAGAATAACCAGATCATGAATTCCACTTACATCCAGATCCAGGACTCCATCAATATTTTG CTGAACAAAATATTGAACAATGCAACAGCaaatccttttgtttttccaccagCAAATTTCAC gCTTATCATGATGAATAACCAGATACAAGCCAATGTAAAGTATGTTTTCAAAGAAGGCGATATCAGTAACCCGAGCCCCTTTCTTTCTGGAATCATAGCAGTCAGTG GTCTGAGTGTTACTACAACCACAACACCCATCCTTCTGCTCACCACCCCCCTGGGCAACGTCACCACTGCAGGAAGTAGTGCATGGATCTTAGGCTTCATCATCCCATGTGGTATCATTATCATTCTCCTGCCTTTCTGGATTCTGCTCTGT TGCCTGCTGACCGGCTGGTGTGCTGCCATTAGGAGGCGCTGGCATAGAAGACGCTCCTATAACGTTCAGTACAGAATCCACAACAACTTCTTCTAG